CAGCCCGCAGCCGTCAGAACTCCACCTGCGTCCCCAGCTCCACCACGCGGTTCGGCGGGATGTTGAAGAACTCCGTCGCCGAGCGCGCGTTGCGCGACATGAAGACGAACAGCTTCTTCCGCCAGCGCATCATCCGCGTCTTGCCGCTCGGCAGCAGGCGCTCGCGGCCGAGGTAGTAGGACGTCTCGTTCGGCCGCGCGCGGATGCCGCGCGAGTTGAGGAACTTCATCACCTGCGGGACGTCGGGCGTCTCCATGAAGCCGTACGTCGCGGCCACGCGGTAGAAGCCGTGGCCGAGCTTCTCGACCTCCAGCGTCTCCTCCTCGTCGACGTCCGGCACCTCGGCCGAGCGGATGGAGAGCAGCACCACCTGCTCGTGCAGCACCTTGTTGTGCTTCAGGTGGTGCAGCAGCACGACCGGTGCGCCGCCCGAGGTGGACGTCATGAAGACGGCCGTCCCGGGCACGCGCGGCGGCTGGCGGCGCGCGACGTCGGCGAGGAACATGTCCATCGGGATCGTCGCCTTCTGCAGCAGCTCCTGCAGGATCTCGCGGCCCCGCTTCCACGTCGTCATCAGCAGGAACACGAGCGCCGCGATGCCGAGCGGCACCCAGCCGCCGTGCGGCACCTTCAGCAGGTTCGAGGCGAAGAACATCAGGTCGATCGCCAGGAACCCGTACAGGAAGACGCGCATCTTGGCCCGCGACCAGCCGAAGCGCTGCCGCGCGATGAGCGCGAACAGGATCGTCGTGATCGCCATCGTCGCCGTCACGGCCACGCCGTACGTCGCCGCCAGCGCCGCCGCCGAGCGGAAGGTGACGACCAGCAGCAGCGTGCCGATCGCCAGCGCCTTGTTGACCTCGGGGATGTAGATCTGCCCCGCCTGCTCGTGGGACGTGTGGATGATCTGCAGGCGCGGCACGTAGCCGAGCTGGATCGCCTGCTGCGTGAGCGAGAACGCGCCCGAGATGAGCGCCTGCGACGCCACGATCGCCGCCAGCGTCGCGACCACCAGCAGCGGGATCTGCAGCGCCTTGGGCGCCAGCAGGTAGAACGGGTTCGCCACCGCCGACGGGTCGCGGATGAGCAGCGCGCCCTGGCCGAAGTAGTTCAGCAGCAGGCACGGGAGCACGAAGCCGAACCACGCCAGCCGGATCGGCTTGCGGCCGAAGTGGCCCATGTCGGCGTACAGCGCCTCGCCACCCGTGATCACCAGCACCACCGCACCGAGCACGACGAACGAGCGCGTGGGATGGCTGGTGAAGAAGGTGATCGCGTGCCACGGGTTGAGCGCCGTGAACACCTCGGGATGGTTCACGATCTCCGCGATGCCGAGCAGGCCGATGCTCAGGAACCAGGTGAGCATGATCCAGCCGAAGGCGCCCCCCACCTTGGCCGTGCCCTTGTACTGGAAGTAGAAGAGCGCCGCGATGATCGCGAACGAGATCGGCACCACGAAGCGGCCGAGCGCGGGCGCGACGACGCTGATGCCGTTGACGGCGCCGAGCACCGAGATGGCGGGCGTGATGATGCCGTCGCCGTAGAGGAACGCGCCGCCGAAGAGCCCGAGCGCGATCAGCAGCGCGCGCCGCTTCGCCTCGCCCTCGCGGTTCTGGCGCTGCAGCAGCAGCGCGAGCAGCGCGTAGACGCCGCCCTCGCCCTTGTTGTCGGCGCGCAGGATGAACATCACGTACTTGACGCTGACCACGAGCACGAGCGACCAGACGATCAGCGACAGCACGCCGTAGACGTTCGCGATCGAGGGGGCGAGCCCGAACTCCTCGCGGAAGCACTCCTGGATGGAGTAGAGCGGGCTGGTGCCGATGTCGCCGTAGACGACGCCGAGCGCCGTCAGCGTGAGGACGGCCAGCTTGCGGCCGGTGGGGTTCTCCTCGGGGCGGTGGTGCGACGCGTGAGGGTGGAGCGTCGTCGGCGTCTCGGCCGTCGTCGACATGGACGGGAGGGCGGCAGGGGCCGCCGGCCGACTTGACGGATCGCCCGAGGTGGAATCGGCGGACGACGGGCCCGATTGCGGCGCCGCGTCCGATGAGTTCGCGGACATGCAGGGGTGGGTCGAGGAAGGCCGCGCCGCAGGGCGGCGGCCGGCTGGACCATGCAAAAAGCGGGTCGCGCCCGGTGGCGCGACCCGCTCGGCAATCTACCGTGCCGGGGTGGAGCGTCCAGCGCGCCGACGAGCGCGCCTCAGCGCCGACGTCAGCGCGGCCGCTCCAACCTCGCCCGCATCCGTGCCTGCTCCTCCGCGCGGCGCGCGAGGTAGCGCTCGTACTTCCCGCGCTGCTCGGGCGAGAGGCGGGCGGCGATCTCGCGCTGCGCCGTGTCGCGGACGGCCCGCATCTGCGGGCGCACCGGGGCCAGCAGCGAGTCGATCGCCCGGTGCTGCACGTCGAGGATCGAGTCGACCGCCGCCTTCTGCTCCGGCGTCAGCGCCAGCTCCTCGGCGAAGTCCGCGTAGGCCGAGGCGGCCGGGCTGGCGTCGGGCCGGCCGATCGACCGGTCGAAGCCGAAGCCGACCGTCGCACCGAGGGTGAAGGCACCAGCGAGGAAGGCTGCCGCCAGGAGTTTGGACCGCTCCATCGTCGTCTCGCCCTCAGTCGGGCATGACGTAGCGGAAGGTCGCCTCGCGCCGGGCGCGCAGCACCTCGTCGGCGTCCGTCGGCGGCGTGACGTCGCGCGCCGGCGCGGGCTGCGCCGCGGGGACGTCCAGCCGCACCGGGGCGCGGCGCTTGAGGCCGCCCGTCAGCAGGTACGCCGCCTCCTGCGCCGCCCGCTCGTTGGCGGCGGTCACCGGGTCGCTGGTGGCGTCGTTGACCGCGCGCGCGAGCTCCGGATCGAGCGGCTGCAGCCCGGTCTCCGGCGCCGCGGCGACGCTGGCCCGCGCGCCGCGCGACTGCAGGTTGATGGCGCCGACCACGACCACGAGCACGGCGGCCGCCGCGAGGCCCGGACGGGCCCAGTCGGCCATCGCCTGCCACCAGTCGGCGGCGGCGCGCGGGGCGCGCGCGCCGGCCCGGACGGCGGCCATGATCCGCCCCTCGAACTCGTCCCAGTACCGCTCGCCGGGCGCGCCGTAGAGCGCGCGCAGCTCGCGCGTCACCGGGTCGTCCGCGGGCGGCAGGTCGTCCGACCGGAGGCGGTCCGCCGGCCGTTGGGGGGTGGAGGCGTCGTCCGCCCCCGAGAACAGACGGAAGCGCGACATCAGAGGTCTCCTCGCAGCTCGCCGAGCTGGCGCCGCAGCGCCGCGCGGGCGTGATGGAGGTCGGAGCGGGCCGTCCCTTCCGGGATGCCGAGCATCGCGCCGATCTCCGCGTGCTTGAACCCCTCCACGTCGTGCAGCACGATCACCGCGCGCTGGCGCGCGCTCAGCCGATCGAGCGCCTCGCGCAGGCGGCTGCGCAGCTCGAGCGACTCCGCCGGGTCGCGCATCGGCCGCGGTGACGCGACCGTCTCGGGCAGCTCGTCCGCGTCGCGCACCTTGCGGCGGCGCGCGATGTCGAGCGCCGCGTTGGCGACGATGCGGTGCAGCCAGGCGCCGAACGCCTGCTCCGGGCGGAACCGGTCGAGCGCGCGGTAGGCGTGCAGGAAGCCTTCCTGCGTCGCGTCCTCGGCGTCCTCGTGCGTGAGGACGATCGCGCGGGCGACCGCGTAGGCGCGGCGCTGGTGCAGGCGGACGAGCCCTGCGAACGCGCGGGCGTCCCCGGCCTGGGCTGCCAGCACGAGCGCGCGCTCGGCGAGCACCGGATCGGCGGCCGGCTCGAACACCGGGGCCGCCACGGGGGCGGCGACCGGGGTGCGGACCGGCTCAGCCACGACGCGCTCCGGCGCGCGCACGGCGGCACGCGGGGCTCGCGGCGGGGAGACCAGCCCCCCGGTGGGGAGCGGAAGCGCGGCGGACGAAAGGCTCATCGACTGGGTGCTGCGGTCGGTGGGTGGGGTCGCCCCAGACAACGCGGGCGCCCCCAGGAACGTTGGGCCGGCCGGCCCCGGCGGGGAGGACCGCACCGATCACAGCCCCAGCGCCTGCGATTCGGCCTGCATGGCCGCGATCACGAACCGCACGTGCTCGTCGAGGTCGACGCCCAGCTCGGCCGCCCCGTTGATCACGTCGTCGCGGTTCACGCCGCGGGCGAAGGCCTTGTCCTTCATCTTCTTCCGTACACCGCCGGCGTCCACGTCGTGCACCGACCGCGACGGCTTCACGAGCGCCGTG
This Roseisolibacter agri DNA region includes the following protein-coding sequences:
- a CDS encoding potassium transporter Kup, translated to MSANSSDAAPQSGPSSADSTSGDPSSRPAAPAALPSMSTTAETPTTLHPHASHHRPEENPTGRKLAVLTLTALGVVYGDIGTSPLYSIQECFREEFGLAPSIANVYGVLSLIVWSLVLVVSVKYVMFILRADNKGEGGVYALLALLLQRQNREGEAKRRALLIALGLFGGAFLYGDGIITPAISVLGAVNGISVVAPALGRFVVPISFAIIAALFYFQYKGTAKVGGAFGWIMLTWFLSIGLLGIAEIVNHPEVFTALNPWHAITFFTSHPTRSFVVLGAVVLVITGGEALYADMGHFGRKPIRLAWFGFVLPCLLLNYFGQGALLIRDPSAVANPFYLLAPKALQIPLLVVATLAAIVASQALISGAFSLTQQAIQLGYVPRLQIIHTSHEQAGQIYIPEVNKALAIGTLLLVVTFRSAAALAATYGVAVTATMAITTILFALIARQRFGWSRAKMRVFLYGFLAIDLMFFASNLLKVPHGGWVPLGIAALVFLLMTTWKRGREILQELLQKATIPMDMFLADVARRQPPRVPGTAVFMTSTSGGAPVVLLHHLKHNKVLHEQVVLLSIRSAEVPDVDEEETLEVEKLGHGFYRVAATYGFMETPDVPQVMKFLNSRGIRARPNETSYYLGRERLLPSGKTRMMRWRKKLFVFMSRNARSATEFFNIPPNRVVELGTQVEF
- a CDS encoding Spy/CpxP family protein refolding chaperone, which encodes MERSKLLAAAFLAGAFTLGATVGFGFDRSIGRPDASPAASAYADFAEELALTPEQKAAVDSILDVQHRAIDSLLAPVRPQMRAVRDTAQREIAARLSPEQRGKYERYLARRAEEQARMRARLERPR
- a CDS encoding RNA polymerase sigma factor, with the translated sequence MAEPVRTPVAAPVAAPVFEPAADPVLAERALVLAAQAGDARAFAGLVRLHQRRAYAVARAIVLTHEDAEDATQEGFLHAYRALDRFRPEQAFGAWLHRIVANAALDIARRRKVRDADELPETVASPRPMRDPAESLELRSRLREALDRLSARQRAVIVLHDVEGFKHAEIGAMLGIPEGTARSDLHHARAALRRQLGELRGDL